The genomic window TCTTGAAGCCCAGGCTGGCGGCCAGTTGGTCCAGCGCCAGCGCGGTGCGGCCTTCGCGCTGCAGCAGCTTCTCGACCATCTCGCGGCCGCGGGCGATGGTCTCGCGCGCGTGCTGGGCGTTGAACCAGGCGCGCACCTTGGCCTTGGCGCGGCTGGAGGCCAGGTAGCCCAGCTCGGCGTTGAGCCAGTCGCGCGAGGGCCCGCCGTCCTTGGCGGCGCTGATCTCCACCGTCTGGCCGTTCTTGAGCGCGGTGTTCAGCGGCACCATGGCGCCGTCGACGCGCGCGCCGCGGCAGCGGTGGCCCAGGTCGGTGTGCACGGTGTAGGCAAAGTCCACCGGCGTGGCGCCGGCGGGCAGCTCGACCACGGCGGCCTCGGGCGTCAGCACGTAGATGCGGTCGTCCAGCAGGCCGTGCTGGGCGGCGCCGGAGAGGTCGCGCTCCCAGGCCAGCAGCTGGCGCAGCACGGCGATCTTGGCGTCGTACTGGCTGGCGGCGCTGACGCCGGCGTAGCCCTTGGCGCCGGCCTCCTTGTAGGCCCAGTGCGCGGCCACGCCGTGCTCGGCGTGCTGGTGCATGGCGCGGGTGCGGATCTGGATTTCCCAGGCACGGCCATCAGCGTCGCGCACCACGGTGTGCAGCGACTGGTAGCCGTTGATCTTGGGCTTGGCGATGTAGTCGTCGAACTCGCCGGGCACGGGGGCGAAGTGCTGGTGCACCCAGTCCAGCGCGGCGTAGCAGTCGGCCACGCTGGCCACGATGATGCGCAGCGCGCGCACGTCGAACACGTGCTCGAAGTCCAGCTGCTTGCCGCGCATCTTGCGCACGATGGAGCTGATGTGCTTGGGCCGCCCGCTCACCGCGGCCTCGATGCCCTGGGCGCGCAGCGCGGCCTCGATCTCGGCGCGGCGCTGCTCCAGCGCGGCCTCGCGCTCGCTGCGCTTTTCGTCCAGCAGGCGGGCGATCTGGCGGTAGATGTCGGGCTCCTGGGCGCGGAAGATCAGGTCTTCCATCTCCCACTTGATCTGCCAGATGCCCAGCCGGTTGGCCAGCGGCGCGAACACCTCGTGCGCCTCGCGCAGCACGCTGGGCGCCAGCGGCAGGCGCTGCGCCGTGCACCAGCGCAGCGTCTGCAGGCGCGAGGCCAGGCGCAGCAGCACCACGCGCAAGTCGCGCGAGAAGGCCAGCAGCATCTTGCGCACCGCCTCGGTCTGCTGGCCGGCCAGTTCGGAGTCGGAAGGCAGCTCGGCGCGCCCGGCGCGCGAGCGCTGCTGCACCTGCTCGAGCTTGGCGGTCTCGATGGCCAGGCGCGCGAAGTTCTCGCCAAAGGCCTTGCCGATCACCTCCTCGGGGCGGCTCAGCTGCGCGCAGGCGTAGCTCAGGTAGGCCGCGGCCTGGATGGTCTCGGCACCGCCGATGCCGGCCAGGATGTCGGCCACCGCGTCCGCATGGGCCAGCAGGTTCTCGCCGGAGGGCGTGGTTTCGCCCGCCAGCAGGGGCTCGGCAAAAACGCGCGCGCGGGCGCGCATGCCGGCCTGCGGATCGGGCTCGTTGATGGCCACGACCACCCCGGCCAGCGGGGCACCGGGCGTGGCGGAGGATGGGGCCGCCAGCTTCATGGGCGTGCGTCCGCGGCGGGCAGCAGAAAGTCGGTGACCGCCCGCACCTGATCGTCGGCGATCAGCATGGGCGCGTGGCCCACGCCGGCAAACTCGATCAGGCGCGCGCGCGGCCCGCACTGGCCCATGCGGCGCGCGGTGGCCGGTGCCAGCAGGTCCGAGTCGGCGCCGCGCAGCAGCAGCACCTGGGCCTTGATCTGCTCATAGGCCTGCCACAGGATGGCGTCGCCCTGCGCCAGCGCCTCGGCCGTGACGCCGGCCAGCGGCGCGGCGATGGCGGGGTCGCTGCACAGGCGCCAGCCGCCCTCGGGCAAGGCCTGCAGCATGGGCCGTGTCAGCACCAGCCAGTCCGCGTCCGAGATGGGCCCGAAGCCCGTGGACAGGGCCCGCAGATAGGCGGCCGCGGCCTCCACCGAAGCGAAGCGCTCGGGGCCCTTGCCCACGTATTGCTGGATGCGCTGGATGGCCAGCCATTCGATGGTGGGACCCACGTCGTTGAGCACCATCCGCCCGGGCGCCACCGGCAGCGGCAGGCCGGGCGTGCCCGCCACCAGCATGCCGATGATGCCGCCCATGCTGGTGCCCACCCAGTCCAGCGCCGCGATCGGCGCCTGCGCGTGCAGCCGGGCCAGCAGGGTCAGCATGTCGGCCACGTAGGTGGGGTACTGGTAGCCCATGGGGTCCTGCAGCCAGGCGCTCTGCCCGCGCCCGACGACGTCGGGGCAGACCACGCGCACGCCCATGCCCTGCGCGCCGGCGCCCGCCGCCAGCGCGCGCGCCAGCACGTCGAAGTCGCGCCCCTGGCGCATCAGCCCATGCACGCAAACGATGACGTGCGCGGCCTGCACCGCGCCCCACTGCCACCACGCCAGGCGGTGCTGGCCGGTCGAACCGGGACAGTCGAGGTGGTGCAGCGTGGGCTCGGACATGATGGATGCGGCGCCATCGGGCGCCAATGGCACGACAAGGCTCGTGCCTGCATCCTAAAGCAAAGGCTGCGGTGGGCGCAGCGCCCTCATCCGGTTGGGGGAGTCGTCGCCGGGTGGCTTGAAAATACTATGCAAACAAGAGCTGCCGGCTCATGATCCATGCGGGCTACAGCCATGAAAGCCATGCAATCAGCGCGCCTGGATCGAACCCGACACCGTGACGTGGACGATGCCGCGGCCCGGCTCCACCGGCGGCGCCACCGGGGCGGCCGCGGCCATGGCCATGCGGTTCAGGCCGTAGGGGCGCGGCGCATCGCCCTGCTCGTCGCTGCTGACGCTGACCTCGCGCAGCGTGTAGTCGCCCAAGCCGAAGGCGCGCGCGATCTCGCCCGCCTTGGCGCGAAAGCGCGCGATGGCCTGCGCCTGCGCCTGGCCCTCCAGCCGCTCGCGCTGCTCGCGGCTCAGGCCAAAGCCCATGCCGGCCACGCTCATGGCGCTGGCGCGCGCCGCCGCCTGGGTGATGCGGGCAAAGTCGCGCCCCTGCAGCACCACGCTGGCGCGGCCCTGCCAGCCGTTGATGCGGCCTTCGCGGTCGTAGCGCGGCAGCACGCTGAACTCGCCCGTGTGCACCTCCATCTGGCCCGCCTGGACGTCCTTGCGCAGGACGGCGAGCGCCTGGTCGACGGCCTGGCTGAGTTCGCCCTGCACGGCTGCGGCATCCGTGCCTTCGCGCGTGGTGGCGAGGGTGAGCGTCAGCAGGTCCTGCGGCGCCTCGGCCTGGCCGCTGGCCGACAGCTGCAGCACGTTGGCCGGGCCGGCCGCCGTGGCCGCGGCCACGTTCTGGGTGCCGGCGGCCTGGGCCAGGGTCCAGCCCAGGCCGATGGCCAAGGCCACCGAGGTGTTCAAAAGCATGCGCATGGCGCGAACGTCCAAGTGAGGTTGGGTGCCCATGCCAGGGCGGCACGGGCTGCGGGCGATGATAGCGGCCGCATGCGCCCCGGCTGCCTTCAGGCGCCGCCGCTCAACGGGTGAGCCGCGCGTCGGTGTCGGAACCGGCGGGCGCGTTCGGCTCCGGGCTGCTGCCGCGCCGGATCTGCTCGCGCAGCTCCTGACGCTGCGCCGCCGTCAAGCGCCGGTCGTCGATCGCGCGCTCGGCGCTGCGCTGGCGGTACTCGGCCTCGACCGCCATCCACAAGGGGCTGCGCTGGGGCAGGCGCGGGGCGGCCTTGTCCGCGCTGGCCGCGCGCGCGCCGTCATCGGCGGGCACGGCCGCCACCTGGGCGCCCGCCGGCACCGCCCCCATCCAGGCGCCCAGCGCCGCACAAAAAACCATCGTCCACTTCATTCTGCACCTGCCTCACGCGACGATCGCACAGAGGGGCCGTGAGCGTCCTTTCGATCGCCTCTCCCTCGGGCAACAGATGTAACATGCTGAAAATCAGGGCCTGCGATGGATCGATCCCTGTCGCATCGAGGTCACAATGGGCCTGTTACAAATCGGACCGACCCGTCCATTCACAAGATGAACCAGGCAGTCAACCGAACCGACAAGATCGTGGTCGTCGACGACGACGCGCGCATCCGCGACCTGCTGCGCCGCTACCTGGCGCAGGAAGGCTTTGAGGTGATCGTGGCCGAGGATGCCAAGGCGCTGGCGCGCATCATGCTGCGCGAGGCCATCGATCTGATCGTGCTCGACCTGATGATGCCGGGCGAGGACGGCCTGTCGGTGTGCCGGCGCCTGCGCGCGGCCGGCGACAAGACCCCCGTCATCATGCTGACGGCCAAGGGCGAGGACGTGGACCGCATCGTCGGCCTGGAGGTCGGCGCCGACGACTACCTGGGCAAGCCCTTCAACCCGCGCGAGCTGCTGGCGCGCATCCACGCCGTGCTGCGCCGCCGCCCGCCGCAGGAGGCGCCCGGCGCGCCTTCGGCCGAGAACGAATCGGTCGCCTTCGGCCCCTTCCAGTTCGACCTGGGCGTGCGCGCGCTGCACAAGAACGGCGAGGAGATCTCGCTGACCACCGGCGAGTTCGCCATGCTCAAGGCCCTGGTGCGCCACCCGCGCCAGCCGCTGTCGCGCGAGAAGCTGGCGCAGCTGGCGCGCGGGCGCGAGTTCGAGCCCTTCGACCGCAGCCTGGACGTGCAGGTCTCGCGCCTGCGCAAGCTGATCGAGCAGGACCCGGCCAGCCCGCGCTACATCCAGACGGTGTGGGGCGTGGGCTACGTGTTCGTGCCCGACGGCAACGCCTGATCCGCCGCCTCGCCGCCCAGGCCTTGCGATGACGACGGCCGCGCCGACCGAGATCGACCTTCCCACCGAACCGGGCGCCAGCCACCCCGCGCCGCTGGAGCCGGCCGACTCGCTGAACGCGCCGCTCGAAGGCGAGCGGCCGGCGCCGCGCTGGCGCGTCAGCCTGTTCTGGCGCACCTTCTTTTTGCTGAGCGTGCTGCTGCTGGCCAGCGCCTGGGGCTGGTACCAGCTGTTTCGCACGCAGGAATACGAGCCGCGCGTGCTGGCCAACGCGCAGCAGATCGCCTCGCTGGTCAACCTCTCGCGCGCGGCGCTGATCCACTCGGACGCCATTGCCCGCGTGTCGCTCATCAAGACCCTGGCCGACCAGGAGAAGGTGCGCATCCTGCCGCGCGAGCCGGGCGACAAGTTCACGCCCTTCGCGCAAAACCGGCTGGAGCAGCGCATCACGCGCGAGCTGCAGGCGCGCCTGGGCGCGGGCACGGTGGTGGCCGGCAGCGTCAACGGCGAGACCGGGCTGTGGGTGGGCTTCTCGATCGAGGGCGACTCGTACTGGCTGCTGATGGACCGCTCGCGCGTGGGCGCCCTGCTGGGCGGGCCGACCTGGCTGCTGTGGCTGGCCACGCTGGGCGCGGTGTCGGTGATCGGCGCGGCGGTGCTGGCGCGGCTGATCAACCGGCCGCTCAAGCAGCTGTCGATCGCCGCGGCGCGCGTGCGCGCGGGCAACTACGCGCAGACGCACCTGGACGAAGGCGCCCGCGCCAGCGAGATCCGCGAGGTCAACATCAGCTTCAACCGCATGGCCGAGCAGCTGTCGCTGATCGAGCAGGACCGCGCCGAGATGCTGGCCGGCATCTCGCACGATTTGCGCACGCCGCTGGCGCGCCTGCGGCTGGAAACCGAGATGAGCGTGCCCGACGCCGAGGCGCGCGAGCACATGGCGGCCGACATCACGCAGGTGGACACCATCATCGGCAAGTTCCTGGACTACGCGCGGCCCGACCACATCGCGCTGGCGCCCATGCCGCTGGCCGAGCTGGTGCAGGCCGCCGTGCAGCCCTTCGCGGTGCACGAGGACATGCAGGTGCAGGTGACGATCCCGGCGCCCTTGTGCGTGATCGCCGACGAGATCGAGCTGACGCGGGTGCTGTCCAACCTGCTGGAGAACGCGCGCCGCTACGGCCGCTCGCCCGACGACGGCGTCACGCGCGTGCGCATCGCCGCCCTGGCGCAGGACCCCTGGGTGGTGCTGCGCGTGCGCGACCTGGGGCCGGGCGTGCCGCCCGACCAGCTGCCGCTGCTGACGCGCCCCTTCTTTCGCGGCGACAGCGCCCGCACCTCGGCCACCGGCTCGGGCCTGGGCCTGTCCATCGTCGTCAAGATGGTGGAGAACATGGGCGGCACGCTGCAGCTGGCCAACCACCCCAGCGGCGGCCTGATGGCCACCGTCCGCCTGCGCCGCGCCGACAGCGGCGACGCGCCCGGTACCGCGCCCAGTTCGGTGTAGAGCGGCCGCTACCGCACCAGCAGCAGCACCGCGCGCGCCTCGATGGCGGCGCCCTGCCCCACCGGGCCCAGGCGCTCGGCCGTCTTGGCCTTGACGTTGACCTGCGCCGGCTCCAGGCCCAGCAGCGCGGCGATGCGCGCCACCATGGCCGCGCGGTGCGGCGCCAGGCGCGGCGCCTGCGCCACCACCGTGGCGTCCACGTTGCCCACGCGCCAGCCCGCGGCCTGCACGCGGGCCCAAGCCTCGGCCAGCAACGCGGCCGAATCGGCGCCCTGAAAGCGCGCGTCGGTGTCGGGGAAATGCGTGCCGATGTCGCCCAGCCCGGCCGCGCCCAGCAGCGCGTCGGTGATGGCGTGCAGCAGCACGTCGGCGTCGGAATGGCCCAGCAGGCCGTGCGTGTGCGGCACGTTCACGCCGCCGATCACCAGCGGGCGGCCGCGCACCAGGGCGTGCACGTCCCAGCCTTCGCCGATGCGAAACGCGGGGGGCGTCGAGCTTGCGTTCATGCCTGGCGGCTCCTCAAAATGGCCTCGGCCAAGGCAAAGTCTTCCGGATACGTCACCTTGAAGTTCTGCGCGCTGCCGCGCACCAGCAGCGGCTGCTGGCCCGTGGCCTCGATGGCGCTGGCCTCGTCGGTGATGCCGGCAAAGCCGCTGCCGGCGTGCGCCGCCAGCGCCGCGTGCAGCGCGCCCAGGCGAAACATCTGCGGCGTCTGCGCCAGCCATTTGTCGGCACGCGCCAAAGTGCCCACCGCGCGCCCGTCCGCCGCGCGCTTGAGCGTGTCGGCCAGCGGCAGCGCCAGCAGGCCGCCCACGGCATCGGGCAGGCAGGCGTCGATCAGCGCCTCGATCTGCGCCGGCGTGACCAGGCAGCGCGCGGCATCGTGCACCAGCACCCAGTCGCCTGGCCGGGCGCCCGTGGCCAGCAGGTAGCCCAGCCCGTTGAACACGCTCTCGGCGCGCGTGCCGCCGCCGCAGGGGGCCCGCTCGACCGGCGCGCGCACGTCGTCCATTTGGCCGTCGCCCGGCGCCACCACCACCAGCACGCGGGCGATGCGCGCCACCGCCACGAAGGCCGCCAGCGTGTGGCGCACCAGCGGCTGGCCGGCCACGCGCTGGTACTGCTTGGGCTGGGCCGTGCCCGCGCGCGAGCCGCTGCCGGCGCAGGGCAGCAGGGCAAAGCAGCGGGGGGCGTCAAGGGACATCAATAACTACCAAATCAATAGCTGGTTGCGCTTGTTGGATGCGGTCGAGAGGCCTATTTTGCTTTAAAAACGGATCATCCCTCTTGCAGCAAGGCCCACATCCGCGCCGGGCTCAAAGGCATCTGCAGCCGCGGCGCCAGCTCGGGCCGGCCGGCGCGCGCCAGCGCATCGGCCACGGCGTTGACCACGCAGGGCGTGGCGCCGATGGTGCCCAGCTCGCCCACGCCCTTCACACCCATGGGGTTGTTGGTGCAGGGCGTGGACAGGTCCATCTCGGTCTTGAAGCGGGCGGCGATGTCGTCGGCGCGCGGCGCGGCGTAGTCCATCAGGCTGCCGGTCAGCAGCTGGCCGGACGACTCGTCGTACACCACGCGCTCCAGCAGCGCCTGGCCGATGCCCTGCACCGCCCCGCCGTCGAGCTGCCCGCGCACGATCAGCGGGTTGACCACGCGGCCGACGTCGTTGACGCTGGCGTAGGCCACCAGCTGCACCACGCCGGTCCGCGGGTCCAGCTCGACCTCGCAGATGTGCGCGCCGTTGGGCCAGGTGGGGCCCGCCACGGTGTGCGTGTGCTCGACCCCGATGTGGCCGCCCGGCTGGCGCCTCGCCAGCTCGAACAGATCGATCGCGTGGTCGGTGCCCGCCACGGCAAAGCGCCCGGCGGCGTAGCGGATGTCCTCGGGCGCGGCCTCCAGCTCGCGCGCGGCCAGCTGCCTGGCCTCCTGCACCGCGCGCTCGGCCCCGGTGTGCATGGCCGAGCCGCCGGTGAACAGCGAGCGCGAGCCCGCGCTGCCGAAGCCGTTGCCGCGGTCGGTGTCGCCCAGCACCACGCGCACGCGCTCGATCGGCACGTCGAACACATCGACCACCAGCTGCGCGAGAGACGTGGCGATACCCTGGCCCATCTGGTTGACGGCGGAATAGACCTCGATGACGCCGTCGGCCTTGACGTCGATGGTCACGCGCTCTTCAAAGGCGTTGCCGCCCGTCCACTCCAGGAAGGTGGCGATGCCCAGCCCGCGCCACAGCCCGCGCGCCTTCGCCTCGGCCACGCGCGCGGCAAAGCCGTCCCAGTCGGCCAGCGGCAGCGCCTGGTCCAGCACGTGCTCGAAGCGCCCCACGTCGTAGGTCTGCCCCATGGGGTTGGTGTAGGGCATCTGCTCGGGACGGATGAAGTTGCGCCGGCGCAGTTGCACGCGGTCGATGCCGGTCTGGCGCGCGGCCTCGTCCATCAGGCGCTCGATGTTGAAGATGGCCTCGGGCCGGCCCGCGCCGCGGTACGCGCCGGTGGGCGCCTGGTGCGTCAGCACGGCGCGGAAGTGGAAGTCGATCACCGGCACGTCGTACACGCTGGTCTGCACCCAGGGGCCGATCAGCAGCTGGATGACCACGCCGGTGCCCTGCGCGTAGGCGCCCACGTTGGCGTGCGAGTGCACGCGCAGCGCCAGGATGCGGCCGCCCGCGTCCAGCGCCAGCTCCAGGTGCGCCTGCAGGTCGCGCCCGTGGGTGGTGCTGAGGAACTCCTCGCTGCGATCGGCCGCCCAGCGCACCGGCCGGCCGGTGGCGCGCGCGGCCCAGGCGAGGACCACGTCCTCGGGGTAGGCGCCGGTCTTCATGCCGAAGCCGCCGCCCACGTCGCCCACGCGCACGCGCACCGACTCGGGCGCCAGGCCCAGCGCGGCGGCCACGGCCGCGCGCACGCCGGTGGGCATTTGCGAGGACAGGTGCATGTCCAGCCGGCCACGGGCCGCGTCCCACGCGGCGCGCACGCTGCGCGGCTCCAGCGACAGCGCCACCACACGCTGGTGCGTCAGCTCCAGCCGCACGACGTGCGCGGCCTGGCCGAAGGCCGCCTGCGCCGCCCCGGCGTCGCCATGGCGCGCCTCGCAGGCGATGTTGTCGGGCGCCGCGGGCATGACCACGGCCTCGGCGCGCAAGGCCGCTTCCAGGCTGGGCACGGCCGGCCGCTCGGCGTAGTCCACGAACACCGCTTCGGCGGCATCGCGCGCCTGCTGCAGCGTGTCGGCCACCACCAGCGCCACCGCCTCGCCGACGAAGCGCGCCGCATCGACCGCCAGCGGATGGCGCGCCGGGGTGGCGCAGTCGCTGCCGTCGGCGCGCTTGAAGGGCGCGCCCGTGGCCATGGGCGGCACGCCGGCGGCACGCAGGTCGGCGCCGCTGAACACGCCGCGCACGCCCGGCATGGCGCGGGCCGCGTCGGCGTCGACGCCGACGATGGCCGCATGGGCGTGCGGCGAGCGCACGAACACGGCCCAGCCGTCGCCGGGCTGCCCCAGGTCGTCGGTGTAGCGCCCACGCCCCTGCAGCAGCGCATCGTCCTCCAGGCGCCGCACGGCCTGGCCGCTGCCGAAGCGCGCGGCGATGGGAGTGGATGCATCGGTCATGGTCGGCCTTCGGGTTTTTCGGTGAAGCTGGGACTATAGGGCGGCCCGCCGCCGGTCGCACCGCGAGCGGTCGCACCGGCCTGGTTAGCTATCGTCGTGATAGCTGATTGCGCTTGTCTGGCACTGGCTGGCAACCTATTTGTCCTGCAAAAGCGCAAGAACCCCCGAATCACTAAAATCAGCTCCGCCACCCCCGCCCACCCGGCCGGGGGTTTTTGTCGTTTCTGCTTTCCGATCTTCGATGCAACTGCCCAAGCTCATCCCCGGCAAACGCCACGCCCTGCCGCGCCCGCCCGGCTCCAGCGATGCGCTGTGGCTGGCCGCCCTGGCGGCGCGCGAGCAGGCGGCCGGGCAGCTCACCGCCATCGTCACGGCCGACGCCTCGGACGCGCGCCGCCTGCAGGACGAGCTGGCCTTCTTCGCGCCGCAGCTGCGCGTCACGCTGTTCCCAGACTGGGAGACCCTGCCCTACGACAGCTTCTCGCCGCACCAGGACCTGATCAGCGAGCGCCTGGCCACGCTGTGGGCCATTCGCCAGCGCCAGACCGACGTGGTGCTGGTGCCCGCCACCACGGCGCTGTACCGGCTGGCGCCGCCCGGCTTTCTGGCCGGCTACACCTTCGACTTCAAGCAGGGGCAAAAGCTGGACGAGGCGGCGCTGAAGGCGCAGCTCACCCTGGCCGGCTACCAGCACGTGACGCAGGTGGTCAGCCCCGGCGAATACGCGGTGCGCGGCGGGCTGATCGACTTGTTTCCGATGGGCTCGCCGCAGCCCTTCCGGGTCGATCTGTTCGACGACGAGATCGACTCGATCCGCGCGTTCGACCCCGACAGCCAGCGCAGCCTGTACCCCGTGCCCGCCGTGCGCCTGCTGCCGGGGCGCGAGTTTCCGATGGACGAGGCCGCGCAGGCGCGCTTTCGCAGCCGCTGGCGCGAGCTGCTGGAGGGCGACCCCACGCGCAGCCGCCTCTACAAGGACATGGGCAACGGCGTGGCCAGCGCCGGTATCGAGTACTACCTGCCGCTGTTCTTCGAGCACACGGCCAGCGTGTTCGATTACCTGGGCGAGCAGGCCACGCTGGTGCTGCATGGCGATCTGGAAGCGGCCTTCCAGCAGTTCACGCAGGACACGCGCGAGCGCCACCGCCTGGCCCAAGGCGACCCCGAGCGGCCGGTGCTGCCGCCCGAGGCGCTGTTCCTGAGCGCCGAAGACTTCTACCTGGCCGCCAAGCCGCTGCCTCAACTGGCGCTGCGCCCCGGCATTGCCGATGTGGGCGAAAGCGCCTTCGCGCAAGCGCTGCCCGACCTGACGGCCACGCGCGGCGCCGACGACCCGCTGGCGCGCCTGCAAGCCCACATCCGCACCAGCGCCCAGCGCGTGCTGGTGCTGGCCGAAAGCGCGGGCCGCCGCGAAAGCCTGCTGGACTTTCTGCGCGCCAGCGGCCTGAACCCGCCCGCCTTCGACTCGCTGGCCGAGTTCGAGGCCAGCGACGAAAAGACCGGCATCGCCACCGCCGCACTGGCCCAGGGCTTTGCCTGGCTGGCCGGCGGCATCGACTTCGTCACCGAGTCCGAGCTGTTCGCGCAGGGCGCCACCACGCGCCGGCGCAAGAAGCAGGAGCAGGAGAGCGACGTCGAGGCGCTGATCAAGGACCTGAGCGAGCTGAAGGTGGGCGACCCTGTGGTGCACACCCAGCACGGCATCGGGCGCTACCGCGGCCTGGTCAACCTGGACGTGGGCGCCACCAACCCCGACGGCAGCGCCGCGCCGCAGGAGTTTCTGCACCTCGAATACGCCGGCGACGCGGTGCTGTACGTGCCGGTGTCGCAGCTGCACCTGATCGGCCGCTACACCGGCGTGTCGGCCGAAGAAGCGCCGCTGCACAAGCTGGGCAGCGGCCAGTGGGAAAAGGCCAAGCGCAAGGCCGCCGAGCAGGTGCGCGACGCAGCCGCCGAGCTGCTCAACATCCACGCCCGACGCGCCGCGCGCGAGGGCCATGCCTTCCGCTACTCGGCGCACGACTACGAGCAGTTCGCGGCCGACTTCGGCTTTGAGGAGACGGCCGACCAGAGCGCCGCCATCCACGCCGTGATCCAGGACATGATCAGCCCGCGCCCCATGGACCGGCTGGTGTGCGGCGACGTGGGCTTTGGCAAGACCGAGGTGGCCCTGCGCGCCGCCTTCGTGGCCGTCACCGGCGGCAAGCAGGTGGCCCTGCTGGCGCCCACCACGCTGCTGGCCGAGCAGCACTACCTGACCCTGGCCGACCGCTTTGCCAAGTGGCCCGTCAAGGTGGCGCAGATGAGCCGCTTTCGCAGCGCCAAGGAGGTCAATGCCACCCTCAAGGGCCTGGAAGACGGCAGCGTGGACATCGTGGTGGGCACGCACAAGCTGCTGAGCGAAAAGGCGCACTTCAAGAACCTGGGCCTACTCATCATCGACGAGGAACACCGCTTCGGCGTGCGCCACAAGGAGGCCATGAAGCAGCTGCGCGCCGAGGTGGACGTGCTCACGCTGACGGCCACGCCCATCCCGCGCACCATGGGCATGGCGCTGGAGGGCTTGCGCGACCTCAGCGTGATCGCCACCGCGCCACAGCGCCGGCTGGCCATCAAGACCTTCGTGCGCAACGAGGGCACCGGCGTGATCCGCGAGGCGGTGCTGCGCGAGCTGAAGCGCGGCGGGCAGGTCTACTTTCTGCACAACGAGGTCGAGACCATCGAGAACCGCCGCCAGGCGCTGGAGAAAATCCTGCCCGAAGCGCGCATCGCCATCGCCCACGGCCAGATGCCCGAGCGCGAGCTGGAGCGCGT from Burkholderiaceae bacterium includes these protein-coding regions:
- a CDS encoding xanthine dehydrogenase family protein molybdopterin-binding subunit, giving the protein MTDASTPIAARFGSGQAVRRLEDDALLQGRGRYTDDLGQPGDGWAVFVRSPHAHAAIVGVDADAARAMPGVRGVFSGADLRAAGVPPMATGAPFKRADGSDCATPARHPLAVDAARFVGEAVALVVADTLQQARDAAEAVFVDYAERPAVPSLEAALRAEAVVMPAAPDNIACEARHGDAGAAQAAFGQAAHVVRLELTHQRVVALSLEPRSVRAAWDAARGRLDMHLSSQMPTGVRAAVAAALGLAPESVRVRVGDVGGGFGMKTGAYPEDVVLAWAARATGRPVRWAADRSEEFLSTTHGRDLQAHLELALDAGGRILALRVHSHANVGAYAQGTGVVIQLLIGPWVQTSVYDVPVIDFHFRAVLTHQAPTGAYRGAGRPEAIFNIERLMDEAARQTGIDRVQLRRRNFIRPEQMPYTNPMGQTYDVGRFEHVLDQALPLADWDGFAARVAEAKARGLWRGLGIATFLEWTGGNAFEERVTIDVKADGVIEVYSAVNQMGQGIATSLAQLVVDVFDVPIERVRVVLGDTDRGNGFGSAGSRSLFTGGSAMHTGAERAVQEARQLAARELEAAPEDIRYAAGRFAVAGTDHAIDLFELARRQPGGHIGVEHTHTVAGPTWPNGAHICEVELDPRTGVVQLVAYASVNDVGRVVNPLIVRGQLDGGAVQGIGQALLERVVYDESSGQLLTGSLMDYAAPRADDIAARFKTEMDLSTPCTNNPMGVKGVGELGTIGATPCVVNAVADALARAGRPELAPRLQMPLSPARMWALLQEG
- the mfd gene encoding transcription-repair coupling factor; this translates as MQLPKLIPGKRHALPRPPGSSDALWLAALAAREQAAGQLTAIVTADASDARRLQDELAFFAPQLRVTLFPDWETLPYDSFSPHQDLISERLATLWAIRQRQTDVVLVPATTALYRLAPPGFLAGYTFDFKQGQKLDEAALKAQLTLAGYQHVTQVVSPGEYAVRGGLIDLFPMGSPQPFRVDLFDDEIDSIRAFDPDSQRSLYPVPAVRLLPGREFPMDEAAQARFRSRWRELLEGDPTRSRLYKDMGNGVASAGIEYYLPLFFEHTASVFDYLGEQATLVLHGDLEAAFQQFTQDTRERHRLAQGDPERPVLPPEALFLSAEDFYLAAKPLPQLALRPGIADVGESAFAQALPDLTATRGADDPLARLQAHIRTSAQRVLVLAESAGRRESLLDFLRASGLNPPAFDSLAEFEASDEKTGIATAALAQGFAWLAGGIDFVTESELFAQGATTRRRKKQEQESDVEALIKDLSELKVGDPVVHTQHGIGRYRGLVNLDVGATNPDGSAAPQEFLHLEYAGDAVLYVPVSQLHLIGRYTGVSAEEAPLHKLGSGQWEKAKRKAAEQVRDAAAELLNIHARRAAREGHAFRYSAHDYEQFAADFGFEETADQSAAIHAVIQDMISPRPMDRLVCGDVGFGKTEVALRAAFVAVTGGKQVALLAPTTLLAEQHYLTLADRFAKWPVKVAQMSRFRSAKEVNATLKGLEDGSVDIVVGTHKLLSEKAHFKNLGLLIIDEEHRFGVRHKEAMKQLRAEVDVLTLTATPIPRTMGMALEGLRDLSVIATAPQRRLAIKTFVRNEGTGVIREAVLRELKRGGQVYFLHNEVETIENRRQALEKILPEARIAIAHGQMPERELERVMRDFVAQRHNLLLCSTIIETGIDVPTANTIVIARADKFGLAQLHQLRGRVGRSHHQAYAYLLVPEIEGLTKQAAQRLDAIQQMEELGSGFYLAMHDLEIRGAGEVLGENQSGNMMEIGFQLYNEMLAEAVRSLKAGREPDLLAPMQAATDINLHAPALLPNDYCGDVHLRLSFYKKLATARSNEQIDTLVEEIVDRFGKLPPQAQTLIDVHRLRVLSQPYGVTKVDAAPGAISIHFKPKPPIDPMAIIHLIQKNRAIKLTGNDKLRIERALPEPRERVQLVRDVLRSLGQPVTAPQAAAEPTAV